One Sander vitreus isolate 19-12246 chromosome 22, sanVit1, whole genome shotgun sequence DNA segment encodes these proteins:
- the map3k22 gene encoding mitogen-activated protein kinase kinase kinase 22 yields the protein MMTVNMDDGLQNGPGQHRNLQDDEEALNSIMKDLAALGRCYTQHNSHKPKNRTLLYKQDLRVKLEHEREKRIIPFQRPLKVKELLQKVTEAFGQQMDMFFMEKELLLPLKTQEDLDQAVLTLGCSSGTNGLLRILLKTPKNYLQVNSRDKQSEMRSSRSLGDLKGSLLKGSERVRKHSTGSLHTGRTSPPPGSVPEEQQQIARQGSYTSIHSEGEFIPETQDQNMLDPFGSADNSLSSSCQSIDQALDSPPYSQNNRDNNYLNLNYEYKGRHGKGGTFPRQFQLPNRSKDYGDRRRTLPRSFMPQENLFQLVPSSRTRSYNGDSSTLQYSDLRSLGRTADKSCQRGTAKSPRAPVNWRQGKLLGRGAFGEVYLCYDADTGRELAAKQVPFDTDCQETSKEVNALECEIQLLKNLHHERIVQYYGCLRDLEQRKLTIFVEFMPGGSIKDQLKAYGALTEKVTRRYTRQILQGVSYLHSNMIVHRDIKGANILRDSSGNVKLGDFGASKRIQTICMSGTGIKSVTGTPYWMSPEVINGEGYGRKADVWSVACTVVEMLTQKPPWAEYEAMAAIFKIATQPTKPVLPDSVSDAGRDFLRQVFVEEKWRPTADVLLSHPFVQGCF from the exons ATGATGACAGTAAACATGG ATGACGGTCTCCAAAATGGACCAGGACAGCACAGGAACTTACAAG ATGACGAGGAGGCGCTAAACTCCATTATGAAGGACCTGGCAGCCCTGGGTCGCTGCTACACCCAGCACAACAGCCACAAGCCCAAGAACAGAACCTTACTCTACAAACAG GATTTAAGAGTCAAGCTGGAGCATGAGAGAGAAAAACG AATCATCCCGTTCCAGAGGCCGCTGAAAGTCAAGGAGCTGCTGCAGAAAGTGACCGAGGCCTTTGGCCAGCAGATGGACATGTTCTTCATGGAAAAAGAG TTGCTGCTGCCCCTGAAGACCCAGGAGGACCTGGATCAGGCGGTGCTGACGTTGGGCTGCAGCTCAGGGACCAACGGGCTGCTCAGGATACTGCTAAAGACCCCGAAGAAT TACCTACAGGTGAACAGCAGGGACAAACAGAGCGAGATGAGGTCATCGCGGTCACTGGGAGATCTGAAGGGCTCCCTGCTCAAGGGCTCGGAGAGGGTGCGCAAACACTCGACAG GTTCCCTGCACACAGGTCGGACGTCCCCGCCTCCTGGCAGCGTCCccgaggagcagcagcagattgCCCGCCAGGGTTCCTACACCAGCATCCACAGTGAAGGGGAGTTCATCCCCGAGACCCAGGACCAGAAT ATGCTGGATCCATTTGGGAGCGCAGACAACTCACTGTCGagcagctgtcaatcaatagATCAAGCACTGGACAG TCCTCCTTACTCGCAGAACAACCGTGACAATAATTACCTGAACCTCAACTATGAATACAAAG GTCGCCATGGGAAAGGAGGGACTTTCCCTCGCCAGTTCCAGTTGCCCAATCGCAGCAAGGATTATGGAGACC GTCGCAGGACACTTCCGCGCAGCTTTATGCCGCAGGAGAACCTGTTTCAGCTGGTTCCTTCCAGTCGCACACGCAGTTACAATGGAGACAGTAGTACGCTGCAGTACAGCGACCTGCGCTCTCTGGGCCGCACAGCTGACAAAAGCTGCCAGCGTGGTACAGCCAAGT CGCCGCGGGCACCAGTCAACTGGCGACAAGGAAAGCTCCTGGGGCGCGGGGCATTCGGGGAGGTCTACCTCTGTTATGATGCCGACACAGGCCGTGAGCTGGCCGCCAAGCAGGTGCCCTTTGATACCGACTGTCAAGAAACCAGCAAG gaGGTGAATGCTCTGGAGTGTGAGATTCAGCTGCTGAAGAATCTGCATCATGAGCGGATTGTACAGTACTATGGTTGTCTTCGGGACCTTGAACAGAGGAAACTCACAATTTTTGTGGAGTTTATGCCCGGG GGCTCAATAAAGGACCAGCTAAAAGCCTATGGGGCCCTGACAGAGAAGGTGACGAGGAGATACACCAGGCAGATCCTCCAAGGAGTCTCCTACCTGCACAGCAACATGATTGTACACAGAGACATCAAAG GTGCTAATATCCTGAGAGACTCCTCGGGGAACGTGAAGCTGGGAGACTTTGGAGCCAGCAAACGTATCCAGACCATCTGCATGTCTGGTACAGGAATCAAGTCCGTCACTGGCACCCCCTACTGGATGAGCCCTGAAGTCATCAACGGGGAGGGCTATGGCCGCAAAGCTGATGTATG GAGTGTTGCCTGCACGGTTGTGGAAATGTTGACCCAGAAACCTCCATGGGCCGAGTATGAGGCCATGGCAGCCATTTTTAAGATCGCCACCCAGCCTACAAAGCCTGTGCTTCCCGATAGTGTGTCCGACGCAGGCAGGGACTTTCTGCGGCAGGTGTTTGTGGAGGAGAAGTGGCGGCCCACTGCAGACGTTCTGCTCAGCCACCCGTTCGTCCAGGGCTGCTTCTGA